ATCGGTAGGACGGCCGAGGTCAGGGTAGCTCTGAACCCCAGAGGAATTGTATTCATTGAAGGTGAACAATGGACAGCAACCTCAGAAAGCGGCCGGGTAGAACCCGGAGAGGAGGTGATTATAAGCAAGGTCGATGGCTTGAAACTGTATGTA
This genomic window from Dehalococcoidales bacterium contains:
- a CDS encoding NfeD family protein; translation: MPQIGGFQIDPWLIIIGTIFSIGFIAISVIWGIRAHQLKVAAGREELIGRTAEVRVALNPRGIVFIEGEQWTATSESGRVEPGEEVIISKVDGLKLYV